From a single Parafrankia discariae genomic region:
- a CDS encoding FadR/GntR family transcriptional regulator → MALLNPANVSPSRNGHALRVPRRGGEGATTTGPDGSGAGSAGPPRIPLLPENKVGQQVRVPKTAELVAAQLRRQIVRGELVEGDALPPEAVLMEQFGVSRPTLREAFRVLESEALISVRRGAHGGARVHTPDGQVAARYAGLVLEHRHTTLADVHTAHTLLEPAAVRLLATHHTDTTLTTLHTALTHPDPTHFHHQLLEHAGNQTLTMIAGMLRHILDTHTTLPTHTTPHNHHDHTHLLDLIARHDTDAAETHWRTHIATIPSQSPSTVIDLLGAPPATHGRGFEGTRPMPMPTPRNSAG, encoded by the coding sequence GGGCGCCACCACGACCGGACCCGACGGATCCGGCGCCGGATCAGCCGGCCCACCGCGGATCCCCCTGCTCCCCGAGAACAAGGTCGGTCAGCAGGTCCGCGTGCCCAAGACCGCCGAACTCGTCGCGGCCCAGCTCCGCCGCCAGATCGTCCGTGGTGAGCTCGTCGAAGGCGACGCCCTACCCCCCGAAGCCGTCCTCATGGAACAGTTCGGCGTCTCCCGACCCACCCTGCGCGAAGCCTTCCGCGTCCTCGAATCCGAAGCCCTCATCTCCGTCCGCCGAGGCGCCCACGGCGGCGCCCGCGTCCACACCCCCGACGGCCAGGTCGCCGCCCGCTACGCCGGCCTCGTCCTCGAACACCGCCACACCACCCTCGCCGACGTCCACACCGCCCACACCCTGCTCGAACCCGCCGCCGTCCGACTCCTCGCCACCCACCACACCGACACCACCCTCACCACCCTGCACACCGCCCTCACCCACCCCGACCCCACCCACTTCCACCACCAACTCCTCGAACACGCCGGCAACCAGACCCTCACCATGATCGCCGGCATGCTCCGCCACATCCTCGACACCCACACCACCCTCCCCACCCACACCACCCCCCACAACCACCACGACCACACCCACCTCCTCGACCTCATCGCCCGCCACGACACCGACGCCGCCGAAACCCACTGGCGCACCCACATCGCCACCATCCCCAGCCAGTCACCCAGCACCGTCATCGACCTGCTCGGCGCACCGCCCGCCACCCATGGCCGCGGCTTCGAGGGCACCCGACCGATGCCGATGCCGACACCCCGGAACTCCGCGGGCTGA
- the gltX gene encoding glutamate--tRNA ligase encodes MSTGRVRVRFAPSPTGIFHVGGARSALFNWLVARGSDGDFVLRVEDTDASRNRPEWTEGIISALDWLGISPGGYEGPVFQSERADRHAEAAAGLFAAGRAYYCGCTRDELAARTGNAQHGYDGFCRERGLGPGPGRALRFRTPDEGTTVVLDVIRGTPEFPNDTIEDFVIARADGSAVFLLANVVDDLDMGITHVVRGEEHLSNTPKQQLLWAALGTPPPVWAHVPVIVNEKRQKLSKRRDKVALESYRAEGYLATAMRNYLMLLGWAPPGDEEIVPFETIEASFRLEDVKPSPAFFDEKKLRAFNGEYIRALTVEEFVAACEPWLVPAPGSPGAPEAAAGEDRAVGATTTVPAPPWSPERFSAEVFAAAAPLVQSRVAVLSEIVPMVDFLFLPEAPVDETAWAKTMKGPALDLLTEAAEAYEKAAWDHDVLRETLIEVGERHGLKLGKAQAPVRVAVTGRTVGPPLFESLAILGREETLRRLRGAVERLGTAANPA; translated from the coding sequence ATGAGCACTGGACGGGTGCGCGTACGGTTCGCGCCGTCGCCGACCGGCATCTTCCACGTGGGCGGGGCACGATCGGCGCTCTTCAACTGGCTGGTGGCCAGGGGCTCCGACGGTGACTTCGTCCTCCGCGTCGAGGACACCGACGCCTCGCGGAACCGGCCGGAGTGGACCGAGGGCATCATCAGCGCGCTCGACTGGCTGGGCATCAGCCCAGGTGGCTACGAGGGCCCGGTGTTCCAGTCGGAGCGGGCCGACCGGCACGCCGAGGCGGCCGCGGGCCTGTTCGCCGCCGGTCGCGCCTACTACTGCGGCTGCACCCGCGACGAGCTCGCCGCCCGCACCGGCAACGCCCAGCACGGCTACGACGGCTTCTGCCGGGAGCGCGGGCTCGGCCCCGGCCCGGGGCGCGCGCTGCGGTTCCGCACCCCCGACGAGGGCACCACCGTGGTCCTCGACGTGATCCGCGGCACGCCGGAGTTCCCGAACGACACCATTGAGGACTTCGTCATCGCCCGGGCGGACGGCTCGGCGGTCTTCCTGCTCGCGAACGTCGTGGACGATCTCGACATGGGCATCACCCACGTCGTGCGCGGCGAGGAGCACCTGTCCAACACGCCGAAGCAGCAGCTGCTGTGGGCGGCGCTCGGCACGCCGCCGCCGGTCTGGGCGCACGTCCCGGTGATCGTCAACGAGAAGCGCCAGAAGCTCTCGAAGCGGCGCGACAAGGTCGCGCTGGAGTCGTACCGCGCCGAGGGCTATCTCGCCACGGCCATGCGCAACTACCTGATGCTCCTGGGCTGGGCTCCGCCCGGCGACGAGGAGATCGTCCCGTTCGAGACCATCGAGGCGTCGTTCCGGCTCGAGGACGTGAAGCCCTCTCCCGCGTTCTTCGACGAGAAGAAGCTGCGGGCCTTCAACGGTGAGTACATCCGCGCGCTGACCGTCGAGGAGTTCGTGGCCGCGTGCGAGCCGTGGCTCGTGCCCGCGCCCGGCTCGCCCGGCGCGCCGGAGGCGGCGGCCGGGGAGGACCGGGCCGTGGGCGCGACCACGACGGTGCCGGCCCCGCCGTGGTCACCGGAGCGGTTCTCCGCCGAGGTCTTCGCCGCCGCCGCGCCGCTGGTGCAGTCCCGGGTGGCGGTGCTGTCGGAGATCGTCCCAATGGTCGACTTCCTGTTCCTGCCCGAGGCGCCGGTGGACGAGACCGCCTGGGCGAAGACCATGAAGGGCCCCGCCCTCGACCTGCTCACCGAGGCGGCCGAGGCCTACGAGAAGGCCGCCTGGGATCACGACGTCCTGCGCGAGACGCTGATCGAGGTCGGGGAGCGGCACGGGCTGAAGCTCGGGAAGGCCCAGGCGCCCGTCCGGGTGGCGGTCACCGGCCGGACGGTCGGCCCGCCGCTGTTCGAGTCGTTGGCGATCCTCGGCCGCGAGGAGACGCTGCGGCGGCTGCGCGGCGCGGTGGAGCGCCTCGGTACGGCGGCGAACCCGGCCTGA
- a CDS encoding PaaX family transcriptional regulator, which translates to MVDLPRVQVGAQPQHLLTTLLGDYWAGRREHVPSVVLVSLLADFDVSTVGARAALSRLSRRGLLESSRIGRNTYYGLTAEASAAIDASANRIFTFGLRHDPWDGRWTVAAFSIPEDQRDVRHAVRARLRWLGFAPLYDGMWVTPRSAGEAARRVFAELGVTASTVLITTSEARRSDPRPPMAAWDLSELQRTYEEFVRTYVPLLERVRHGEVRGAEALAARTAVMESWGRFPSLDPDLPIDLLPGRWPRREARTVFAEIYDGLAVPAVARVRELLTEVSPELADLVRLRTTVS; encoded by the coding sequence ATGGTCGACCTGCCCAGAGTCCAGGTGGGTGCGCAGCCCCAGCACCTGCTCACCACCCTGCTCGGTGACTACTGGGCCGGCCGCCGGGAGCACGTGCCGTCGGTGGTGCTGGTCAGCCTGCTCGCCGATTTCGACGTCAGCACGGTCGGCGCCCGGGCCGCGCTCAGCCGGCTGTCGCGGCGCGGCCTGTTGGAATCGTCCCGGATCGGCCGCAACACCTACTACGGCCTGACGGCGGAGGCCTCGGCCGCGATCGACGCGTCGGCGAACCGGATCTTCACCTTCGGCCTGCGGCACGACCCGTGGGACGGACGCTGGACGGTGGCGGCCTTCTCCATCCCCGAGGACCAGCGCGACGTGCGGCACGCCGTGCGGGCACGACTGCGCTGGCTGGGTTTCGCCCCGCTCTACGACGGCATGTGGGTCACCCCGCGGTCCGCCGGTGAGGCGGCCCGCCGGGTCTTCGCCGAGCTGGGTGTCACCGCGTCGACGGTGCTGATCACCACGTCGGAAGCGCGCCGCAGCGATCCCCGCCCGCCGATGGCCGCCTGGGATCTCAGCGAGCTGCAGCGCACCTACGAGGAGTTCGTCCGCACTTATGTTCCCCTGCTGGAGCGGGTCCGCCACGGCGAGGTGCGCGGCGCGGAGGCGCTGGCCGCGCGCACCGCGGTGATGGAGTCCTGGGGGCGCTTCCCGAGCCTCGACCCGGATCTTCCGATCGACCTGCTGCCTGGCCGCTGGCCGCGGCGGGAGGCCCGCACGGTCTTCGCCGAGATCTACGACGGGCTGGCCGTCCCGGCGGTGGCGCGGGTCCGCGAGCTGCTGACCGAGGTGTCCCCGGAGTTGGCCGACCTCGTCCGGCTGCGCACGACGGTCTCCTGA